In Candidatus Saccharimonadales bacterium, the sequence CAAGGAAGCAAAGGAATCAACATATTGGTTGAAACTGGTCATTGAAGCGAATCCAACTCTCAGTTCAAGGATAGAGCCATTGGTTCAGGAAGGATGTGAGTTTGTAAAAATTTTCGCGGCCATAGCACTAAAAATAAAGTAGCAGCATATTGAGTCTTAAAATTTATTTGGAACTTATAATTTGAATTTTGGGATTTACTAAGTGAAATTCAACTAAAAATGTCAAAAAGCAGGTCAAACTATATATTCACCTCCGAATCCGTCACCGAGGGTCACCCGGACAAAATTTGCGATCAAATTTCAGACGCTATTTTAGACGCGCTTATGGCTCAGGATCGCAACACCCATGCCGGGATTGAAACCATGGTCACAACCGGTTTAGTAGTGGTCACGGGCGAGATTCGAACAAAAGGATATGTTGACGTGGCGGCCGTGGTGCGTAAAACCATCCGTGAGATTGGTTACGATGATCATGAAATGGGGTTCCACTGGCAGGATTGCGGCGTCATGGTTAGCATCAACGAACAAAGTCCGGACATTGCCCAGGGCGTTGACGCCGGCAAGGGCAAATATAAATAACAGGGCGCCGGCGACCAGGGGTTGATGTTCGGCTACGCCACCAAAGAAACACCGGAATATATGCCGTTGCCAATTCTACTGGCGCATAAGTTGGCTCGGCGGTTGAGCCAGGTTCGCAAAAATAAAACTCTTGCTTATTTGCGGCCGGACGGCAAAGCCGAAGTCGCGGTTGAGTACGCCAACGGCAAGCCGAAAAGAGTTGATACGGTCGTGATTGCGGCTCAGCATGACGCTCAAGTAAACCCCAAACGAGTTGAGCGTGATATTTTAAAGTATGTTATTAAGCCTGTCTGCGGCCGCTTTCTGGATCGTAAAACCCGCTACTTTATTAACGCAACCGGAAAGTTTGTCAAAGGCGGCCCGCCGGCGGACGCCGGCTTGACCGGCCGAAAAATTATTGTTGACACCTACGGCGGCCACGGCCGGCATGGCGGCGGGGCGTTTTCCGGCAAAGACCCGAGTAAAGTTGACCGCTCGGCGTCGTACATGGCTCGCTACATCGCTAAAAATATTGTGGCGGCTAAGCTCGCGGATCGCTGCGAAGTTCAGCTGGCCTACGTTATTGGAGTGGCGGAACCGATTAGTATTTTAGTCGATACGTTTGGAACCGGCCGGGTGGACGAAGTGAAGATTGCCGCCCAAATCCGGAAATTTTTTGATCTGAGCCCAGCGGGTATTATTACCCAGCTTAAACTTTTACGACCAATTTATCGCCAGACCGCCGCTTACGGCCACTTTGGACGCAAGGAAAAGGATTTCACCTGGGAGAAGACAGACAAGGCCGCGGCCCTGCGACGGGCATTGCTTTAATTTGGTTAAACTTGAGTTATGACGGAGGAGACAAACAACCGAAAAGATTTGGATTTCTTTGAGCTTTTGAATGAGTCGGATGATGGCGTGAGTGACCCGTTTGGTGAGCAGCAGATCTTTGTCAAAGATGAAACCGGGATCATGCGTTTGGTCGGCGGTCAGCCGGCAATCGCGTCTCCGGCGCGGGTCGCGGTTAAAACGCCGGTCACGCCGACCGGGGAGCCGCTGAACGTGACCGAAGATGTTGACGCGGTTATCCGGCGTTCAGAACTTAAGATTACGGATCCGCTGGCTCAAACGCGTTTAGAGCGGATTATTGAAGCTCGGTTCCGGGGCGTGCGCAACAGTATTCAAACCCGAGAGATTTTAATTGACTCGCCGCTGGTTGGCGGGCTCGGGCTTGAACCGGCTCAGGCCGATCAGCTACTGCGTTTGATTAACGAGCAAGCCGGCTCGCTGCATGACCGGCATCGGCAGACCATGACCCGCCAGGACTTTGCGGATTTGCGGGCCGAGGCCGAACAGCTCCTGTCAGGGTCTGGAGTAAAACCAACTGAACCGCCGGTTCTCAAATTTCCGGCCAAAGATTCAGAGCCACAAGCCTTGCCCAGCCATGTTCGGGCAGAGTCTCGACCTGGTACATCGCGCCCGATTTCTCCAGCGGTTGTCAGCCAGAGTAAACCCAGTCAGCCGCCGGTCGCGCCAAAAATTGCTCAGCGTCCTTTAACTCCGCTCGCTCCAAACGTTGGCAAACCGCAGCGTATCCAGGACGTTAAGTTCCGGCCGCGTTTAACCGGCCCGGCTGAAGAATTGCGTTCGTTAACGCTTGAAGATTTCCGGCACTTAGCGCCCGAACCGCTGGCCGCGGCCGAGAAGATACTTGAAAAAATTGATCTGCTGGAGCAGGATTCGTTTGCCAAAAGAGTTGAGGGAATAAAAGCTTGGAAAGAAAGTTCGCTGAACCGGCTCTATTTAAAACTTGGTGATCAGAGCATGGA encodes:
- a CDS encoding S-adenosylmethionine synthetase N-terminal domain-containing protein, giving the protein MSKSRSNYIFTSESVTEGHPDKICDQISDAILDALMAQDRNTHAGIETMVTTGLVVVTGEIRTKGYVDVAAVVRKTIREIGYDDHEMGFHWQDCGVMVSINEQSPDIAQGVDAGKGKYK